One genomic window of Fundidesulfovibrio soli includes the following:
- a CDS encoding pyridoxamine 5'-phosphate oxidase family protein has product MRKAEREIKDFKLVEALLQRAEYVHMALWDGASPYVIPVSFGYKDRVLYFHSSLKGRKADCLRTCDRVSFDAVLEYELCRQLKSCGYTAHFKSVVGVGRASLIEDRDAKRAALDIIMSHYSGPTGHYPDEVLDVTAVVRVDIEELTGKSNPPWQGDEVLEVEETEGCETENLSSAD; this is encoded by the coding sequence GTGCGCAAGGCGGAACGCGAGATAAAGGATTTCAAGCTGGTGGAGGCGCTCCTGCAGCGCGCCGAGTACGTCCACATGGCCTTGTGGGACGGGGCCAGCCCTTACGTGATCCCCGTGAGCTTCGGCTACAAGGACCGCGTGCTCTATTTCCACAGCTCCCTCAAGGGCCGCAAGGCCGACTGCCTGCGCACCTGCGACCGGGTGAGCTTCGACGCGGTGCTGGAGTACGAGCTGTGCCGCCAGCTGAAGTCCTGCGGGTACACGGCGCACTTCAAGTCCGTGGTGGGCGTGGGCCGGGCCAGCCTCATCGAGGACAGGGACGCCAAGCGCGCCGCGCTGGACATCATCATGTCGCACTATAGCGGCCCCACGGGCCATTATCCTGACGAGGTGCTGGACGTCACCGCCGTGGTCCGGGTGGACATCGAGGAGCTGACCGGCAAGTCCAACCCACCCTGGCAGGGCGACGAGGTGCTGGAAGTGGAGGAGACGGAGGGCTGCGAGACCGAGAATCTGTCCTCTGCCGACTAA
- the rlmD gene encoding 23S rRNA (uracil(1939)-C(5))-methyltransferase RlmD, which produces MEIRIERPAFGGAGLARQDGRVVFVDGGLPGSLVEARVVKTEKSCLHAVATRVIEPSPHAVEPFCPHFGVCGGCTWQDASYEAQLAWKREIVQEQLRRLGRIEIEVEPVIASPLERRYRNKMEFAFAPGPRIGLRRRFEPGRVEEVTQCFLMPETAMRILAAVRELAARTTLPPFYFKTGTGVWRHLVLRRSESTGKWLAMIIVGPRSPVGKLQGLGKELMDRFPDELTGVVLGVRRDRGDYAIPESRAWTLGDGFLEEEMDGLRFGVSAEAFFQTNTGAAALLYAKAVEAARLTGQETVWDLYSGAGGLSLFMARKARAVTGFEVNDEAVEDARENASANGLLNCAFVPGDLKDSLAREQAAPDVVVLDPPRSGLHPETVDTLLASAAKRMVYVSCNPSTLARDLARLAGKYAVRRVTPVDLFPHTPHVECVAELEGI; this is translated from the coding sequence ATGGAAATCCGTATCGAGCGTCCGGCGTTCGGCGGGGCCGGTTTGGCCCGCCAGGACGGGCGCGTCGTGTTCGTCGATGGCGGCCTGCCCGGCTCCCTTGTTGAAGCCCGCGTGGTCAAGACCGAAAAGAGCTGCCTGCACGCCGTGGCCACCCGCGTGATCGAACCCTCTCCCCACGCCGTGGAGCCCTTCTGCCCGCACTTCGGCGTCTGCGGCGGCTGCACCTGGCAGGACGCCTCCTACGAGGCCCAGCTGGCCTGGAAGCGCGAGATCGTCCAGGAGCAGCTGCGCCGCCTGGGCCGCATCGAGATCGAGGTCGAGCCCGTCATCGCCTCGCCGCTGGAGCGCCGCTACCGCAACAAGATGGAGTTCGCCTTCGCCCCCGGCCCTCGCATCGGCCTGCGCCGCCGCTTCGAGCCTGGCCGCGTGGAGGAGGTCACCCAGTGCTTCCTCATGCCCGAAACCGCCATGCGCATCCTGGCCGCCGTGCGCGAGCTGGCCGCCCGCACCACCCTGCCGCCCTTCTACTTCAAGACCGGCACGGGCGTCTGGCGGCACCTTGTGCTGCGCCGCTCCGAAAGCACGGGCAAGTGGCTGGCCATGATCATCGTCGGGCCGCGCTCCCCCGTGGGCAAGCTCCAGGGCCTGGGCAAGGAGCTCATGGACCGCTTCCCCGACGAGCTCACCGGCGTCGTGCTGGGCGTGCGCCGCGACCGGGGCGACTATGCCATCCCCGAGAGCCGCGCCTGGACCCTGGGCGACGGCTTCCTGGAGGAGGAGATGGACGGGCTGCGCTTCGGCGTAAGCGCGGAGGCATTCTTCCAGACCAACACCGGCGCCGCAGCTCTGCTCTACGCCAAGGCCGTGGAGGCCGCGCGCCTCACCGGCCAGGAGACCGTCTGGGACCTCTACAGCGGTGCGGGGGGCCTCTCCCTGTTCATGGCCCGCAAGGCCCGGGCCGTCACCGGTTTCGAGGTCAACGACGAGGCCGTGGAGGACGCCCGGGAGAACGCCTCGGCCAACGGGCTGCTCAACTGCGCCTTCGTGCCCGGCGACCTCAAGGACTCCCTGGCCCGCGAACAGGCCGCGCCGGACGTGGTCGTGCTGGACCCGCCCCGCTCGGGCCTGCACCCCGAGACCGTGGACACGCTCCTGGCCTCGGCCGCCAAGCGCATGGTCTACGTCTCCTGCAACCCTTCCACACTGGCCCGCGACCTGGCCCGCCTGGCCGGGAAGTACGCCGTGCGCCGCGTCACCCCCGTGGACCTCTTCCCGCACACCCCGCACGTGGAGTGCGTGGCGGAACTGGAAGGTATCTAA